A single Stigmatopora argus isolate UIUO_Sarg chromosome 7, RoL_Sarg_1.0, whole genome shotgun sequence DNA region contains:
- the tnpo2b gene encoding transportin-2: protein MEWQPDEQSLQQVLQLLKDSQSPDTATQRAVQEKLEQLNQFPDFNNYLIFVLTSLKSEDEPTRSLSGLILKNNVKAHYQNFPPNVADFIKRECLNNIGDPSPLIRATIGILITTIASKGELQAWPELLPQLCNLLNSEDYNTCEGSFGALQKICEDSSELLDSDALNRPLNIMIPKFLQFFKHCSPKIRSHAIACVNQFIISRAQALMDNIDTFIESLFALAGDEDSEVRKNVCRALVMLLEVRIDRLIPHMHSIIQYMLQRTQDPDENVALEACEFWLTLAEQPICKEALSGHLVQLIPILVNGMKYSEIDIILLKGDVEEDEAVPDSEQDIKPRFHRSRTVTLQHEGGEGEEGEDIDDDEDDDDDTLSDWNLRKCSAAALDVLANVFREELLPHLLPLLKGLLFHPDWVIKESGILVLGAIAEGCMQGMVLYLPELIPHLIQCLCDKKALVRSIACWTLSRYAHWVVSQPPDAHLKPLMTELLKRILDGNKRVQEAACSAFATLEEEACTELVPYLSFILDTLVFAFGKYQHKNLLILYDAIGTLADSVGHHLNQPEYIQKLMPPLISKWNELKDEDKDLFPLLECLSSVATALQSGFLPYCEPVYQRCVTLVQKTLAQAMMYSQQPDQYEAPDKDFMIVALDLLSGLAEGLGGHVDKLVAHSNIMTLLFQCMQDTMPEVRQSSFALLGDLTKACFPHVKPCIAEFMPILGTNLNPEFISVCNNATWAIGEICMQMGVEMQPYIPMALSQLVEIINRPNTPKTLLENTAITIGRLGYVCPQEVAPMLPQFIRPWCTSLRNIRDNEEKDSAFRGICMMIGVNPGGVVQDFIFFCDAVASWVNPKDDLRDMFYKILHGFKEQVGEENWQQFSEQFPPLLKERLGACYGV, encoded by the exons atGGAGTGGCAACCCGATGAGCAAAGTCTCCAACAAGTTCTGCAGCTTCTCAAGGACTCGCAGTCTCCAGACACGGCAACACAAAGAGCAGTGCAAGAA AAACTGGAGCAACTCAATCAGTTTCCAGATTTTAACAACTATCTCATCTTTGTCCTCACAAGCCTAAAGTCAGAGG ATGAGCCCACTCGCTCGCTCAGTGGCCTGATACTGAAAAACAACGTTAAGGCGCATTATCAGAACTTCCCTCCCAATGTGGCCGACTTTATTAAACGAGAATGTCTCAACAATATTGGAGATCCTTCCCCGCTCATCAGAGCTACTATTG GTATCTTGATCACAACCATAGCTTCAAAAGGGGAGCTGCAAGCATGGCCAGAATTGTTGCCGCAGCTTTGCAATTTACTGAATTCGGAGGACTACAACACCTGTGAG GGTTCTTTCGGAGCTCTGCAAAAGATATGCGAAGACTCTTCTGAGTTGTTGGACAGCGACGCACTGAACAGACCACTTAACATTATGATTCCTAAATTCCTGCAGTTTTTTAAACACTGCAGCCCCAAAATAAG GTCGCACGCTATAGCATGTGTAAACCAGTTCATCATTAGCCGTGCTCAGGCTCTGATGGATAACATAGACACCTTTATTGAG AGTCTTTTCGCGCTGGCTGGTGACGAAGACAGTGAAGTGCGGAAGAACGTGTGTAGAGCTCTGGTCATGCTCCTGGAAGTCCGCATTGACCGGCTCATCCCACATATGCACAGTATCATCCAG TACATGCTGCAGCGGACACAAGACCCAGATGAGAACGTGGCTCTGGAGGCCTGTGAATTTTGGTTGACTTTAGCTGAGCAACCAATCTGTAAAGAGGCCCTGTCTGGCCACTTGGTCCA ACTCATACCGATCTTGGTGAATGGGATGAAATACTCTGAAATTGATATTATTCTTCTAAAG ggtGATGTGGAGGAAGATGAGGCCGTTCCAGACAGCGAGCAAGATATCAAACCTCGTTTCCACAGGTCCCGCACCGTGACTCTGCAGCACGAAGgaggggagggggaggagggagAAGACATTGATGATGACgaggacgacgatgatgatACGCTGTCCGATTGGAATCTAA GGAAATGTTCGGCAGCGGCACTGGATGTTTTGGCTAATGTGTTCCGAGAAGAACTGCTTCCTCATTTGCTGCCCCTGTTGAAAGGATTGCTCTTCCACCCCGACTGGGTGATCAAGGAGTCAGGCATCCTTGTCCTGGGGGCCATTGCTGAGG GATGCATGCAGGGGATGGTACTTTACTTGCCAGAACTCATCCCCCATCTCATCCAATGTCTGTGCGACAAGAAGGCGCTGGTTCGTTCCATCGCATGCTGGACCCTTAGCCGTTATGCTCACTGGGTAGTCAGCCAGCCCCCTGACGCTCACCTCAAACCTCTCATGACTGAGCTTCTCAAACGCATCCTGGATGGGAATAAAAGGGTGCAAGAGGCAGCCTGCAG CGCATTTGCTACCCTTGAGGAGGAGGCATGCACAGAACTAGTGCCTTACCTCAGCTTCATCTTGGACACGCTGGTGTTCGCTTTTGGAAAGTACCAACACAAGAATCTACTCATTCTTTATGATGCCATAGGAACCCTAGCGGACTCTGTCGGACACCATCTGAACCAGCCT gaGTACatccaaaagttgatgcctccCCTGATCTCAAAGTGGAATGAACTGAAGGATGAAGATAAAGATCTCTTCCCCTTGCTGGAGTGTTTGTCATCCGTTGCTACGGCTCTGCAGAGTGGCTTCCTCCCCTACTGCGAGCCTGTCTACCAGCGTTGTGTCACGCTGGTACAGAAGACCCTGGCACAAGCCATG ATGTATAGTCAGCAGCCCGACCAGTACGAGGCACCTGACAAGGACTTCATGATTGTGGCTTTGGATCTTCTGAGTGGCCTCGCTGAAGGATTGGGTGGACACGTGGACAAACTTGTGGCTCACAGCAACATTATGACTCTACTCTTCCAGTGCATGCAG GATACAATGCCTGAAGTAAGACAGAGTTCATTTGCTCTACTGGGCGACTTGACCAAGGCTTGTTTCCCTCACGTCAAACCTTGCATTG CTGAATTCATGCCAATTCTGGGAACCAACCTGAACCCAGAGTTTATCTCTGTCTGCAATAATGCCACCTGGGCCATCGGGGAGATTTGTATGCAGATGGGTGTGGAAATGCAGCCGTACATTCCGATGGCTTTGAGCCAGTTGGTTGAAATCATTAATCGACCAAACACTCCCAAGACCCTGCTAGAAAACACTG CAATCACTATCGGACGACTCGGCTACGTGTGTCCCCAGGAAGTTGCACCCATGCTGCCCCAATTTATCCGGCCGTG GTGTACGTCACTCCGCAACATTCGAGATAATGAAGAGAAAGACTCTGCTTTCCGGGGAATTTGCATGATGATTGGTGTAAATCCAGGGGGTGTGGTGCAG GACTTCATCTTCTTCTGTGATGCAGTTGCCTCTTGGGTGAACCCTAAAGATGATCTGAGAGATATGTTCTATAAG ATCCTGCATGGATTTAAGGAACAGGTTGGGGAAGAGAACTGGCAACAGTTCTCTGAGCAGTTCCCCCCTCTGCTGAAGGAGCGACTGGGGGCTTGCTACGGTGTATAA